The Shewanella japonica genome has a window encoding:
- the modA gene encoding molybdate ABC transporter substrate-binding protein: protein MTVSCRLSQGIQALVLSGVIGLMTLMSFSAQAAKPPAIAAASNVKFALDEIVANFTAETGLKLRVSYGSSGNFVAQIQHGAPFEMLLSADEFYVQQLHKVGKTDSDGDIYAIGKLALVAPNNSSLNLDPQLAGLEAAIEQGEIKRFVIANPAHAPYGERAQALLTNKGLWEALQSTIIMGENVSQAAQFALSGSAQGGIVALSLASAPQFSKMGRYVEIPQSLYKPINQRMVMTPKAGDTTKAFYEYMKSSAAHDVLENYGFGFPDSLTDKHHLHQPKLRAPQPRQQVAEE from the coding sequence ATGACCGTGAGTTGCCGTTTGTCGCAGGGTATTCAAGCTTTAGTGTTGAGTGGGGTCATAGGTTTGATGACCTTAATGTCATTCTCGGCACAAGCAGCCAAACCCCCTGCGATTGCTGCAGCATCGAATGTCAAGTTTGCCTTAGATGAAATTGTGGCGAACTTTACCGCTGAAACGGGCCTGAAGCTTAGAGTGTCTTACGGTTCTTCTGGTAATTTTGTTGCGCAGATTCAACATGGTGCGCCTTTTGAAATGCTGCTTAGCGCTGATGAGTTTTATGTACAGCAGTTACATAAAGTCGGTAAAACTGACTCTGATGGTGATATTTATGCCATTGGTAAACTTGCCCTTGTTGCGCCTAATAACTCTTCTTTAAACCTTGATCCACAACTTGCAGGTCTTGAAGCGGCAATTGAGCAAGGCGAAATTAAACGTTTTGTGATTGCTAATCCAGCTCACGCTCCCTACGGCGAACGTGCTCAAGCGCTATTAACAAACAAAGGCCTTTGGGAAGCACTGCAGTCAACCATCATTATGGGTGAAAATGTCTCTCAGGCGGCTCAATTTGCCCTTAGCGGTTCTGCTCAAGGTGGTATTGTGGCGTTATCATTAGCTTCTGCGCCGCAGTTCAGCAAAATGGGACGCTATGTTGAAATCCCGCAGTCTTTATATAAACCGATTAATCAACGCATGGTGATGACCCCTAAAGCTGGTGATACCACCAAAGCGTTTTATGAATACATGAAGTCGAGTGCGGCTCATGACGTATTAGAAAATTACGGTTTTGGTTTTCCAGACTCACTGACAGACAAGCATCATTTGCATCAACCTAAACTTCGTGCACCACAACCAAGACAGCAAGTGGCGGAAGAGTAA
- the moaE gene encoding molybdopterin synthase catalytic subunit MoaE — translation MTASKETNPKQVVRVQTADFNVADEYAAIAADNSDGAVVTFAGKVRDFNDGSAVTDLTLEHYPGMTEAVLVQLAVQAYERWPLNYVTIIHRVGRMELGEQIVFIGVTSMHRKAAFAACEFLIDFLKTKAPFWKLEAGEEGNNWVEARDSDEQAASMWNDVK, via the coding sequence ATGACGGCCAGTAAAGAAACAAACCCAAAACAAGTCGTCCGTGTTCAGACGGCCGATTTTAATGTCGCCGATGAATACGCTGCTATTGCGGCTGACAACAGTGACGGCGCTGTGGTGACCTTTGCAGGTAAAGTGCGTGATTTTAATGATGGCAGTGCGGTAACGGATCTGACCCTTGAGCATTATCCTGGTATGACAGAAGCGGTATTAGTCCAATTAGCGGTGCAAGCTTATGAGCGCTGGCCGCTAAACTATGTCACGATTATTCACCGTGTAGGTCGTATGGAACTAGGCGAGCAAATCGTGTTTATCGGTGTCACCAGTATGCATCGTAAAGCGGCATTTGCAGCGTGTGAATTCTTAATCGATTTCTTAAAAACCAAAGCGCCATTTTGGAAATTAGAAGCCGGTGAAGAAGGCAATAACTGGGTTGAAGCACGCGACTCTGACGAACAAGCTGCATCAATGTGGAATGATGTTAAGTAA
- the moaD gene encoding molybdopterin synthase sulfur carrier subunit: MIQVLFFAQVRELLGTAKTEISAEGITNTEQLRQALASTDEKWAKVLSSDKLLVAVNQTMSAWDAAVADGDEVAFFPPVTGG, translated from the coding sequence ATGATTCAGGTTTTATTTTTTGCACAAGTTAGAGAGTTACTGGGTACAGCCAAAACAGAAATCTCAGCTGAAGGGATCACAAACACCGAGCAGTTACGCCAAGCATTGGCATCGACTGATGAGAAATGGGCGAAAGTCTTGTCTTCAGACAAACTACTTGTTGCCGTGAATCAAACCATGAGCGCATGGGATGCTGCGGTTGCTGATGGTGATGAAGTTGCTTTTTTCCCTCCAGTGACAGGCGGTTAA
- the moaC gene encoding cyclic pyranopterin monophosphate synthase MoaC, with translation MSNCFTHINADGNAHMVDVTEKNITEREARAEAFIEMAPSTLEMIMSGSHHKGDVFATARIAGIQAAKKTSDLIPLCHPLMLTKVEVDLEAQPEHNRVRITSLCKLSGKTGVEMEALTAASTAALTIYDMCKAVQKDMIISQVRLLEKRGGKSGHFQAED, from the coding sequence ATGAGCAATTGTTTTACCCATATCAATGCCGATGGCAACGCGCACATGGTCGATGTGACAGAGAAAAACATTACTGAACGTGAAGCGCGTGCTGAAGCATTCATTGAAATGGCGCCAAGTACGTTAGAAATGATCATGAGTGGCAGCCATCACAAAGGTGATGTGTTTGCGACAGCCCGTATTGCAGGTATTCAAGCTGCTAAAAAAACCTCAGATTTAATCCCACTATGTCATCCACTTATGTTGACGAAAGTTGAAGTGGACTTAGAAGCTCAACCAGAACACAACCGCGTTCGTATTACCAGTTTATGTAAACTTTCTGGTAAAACCGGTGTTGAGATGGAAGCATTAACGGCTGCATCAACGGCGGCGTTAACGATTTACGACATGTGTAAAGCGGTTCAAAAAGACATGATTATTTCCCAAGTACGTTTACTCGAAAAGCGTGGTGGTAAATCAGGTCACTTCCAAGCTGAAGATTAA
- the moaA gene encoding GTP 3',8-cyclase MoaA, translated as MSQLQDSFGRRFHYLRMSVTDVCNFKCTYCLPDGYKPDGKPKFLALNEIENLVAAFGEVGTQKIRITGGEPTLRKDFTDIVRIVADNDNINTVAMTTNGYRLEKHAKEWYDAGLRRINVSVDSLDPKMFYQITGENKFDEVMRGIDAALDAGFERIKINAVLLKGLNDKDLPRFLHWIKSTPIDLRFIELMETGLGHDYFNAHHLAGLDIKLKLESEGWLYDLPSVDDGPAQNFSHPDYQGRIGLIMPYAKNFCASCNRLRVSAKGKLHLCLFTENGLDLRDLLQHESQRAELIERLHSQLAQKEETHYLHQGITGVTKHLASIGG; from the coding sequence ATGTCCCAACTACAAGACAGCTTTGGTCGAAGATTTCACTATCTGCGGATGTCAGTCACTGACGTTTGTAATTTCAAATGTACCTATTGCCTCCCTGATGGCTACAAGCCTGATGGCAAGCCTAAGTTCCTTGCGCTAAATGAAATAGAAAATTTAGTGGCTGCGTTTGGCGAGGTAGGTACGCAAAAAATCCGCATTACCGGTGGTGAGCCGACACTAAGAAAAGATTTTACCGATATCGTTCGTATTGTTGCCGACAATGACAACATTAATACTGTTGCAATGACAACCAACGGTTATCGTCTCGAAAAACATGCTAAAGAATGGTACGACGCAGGCTTGCGACGCATTAATGTTTCAGTTGATAGCCTTGATCCTAAGATGTTTTACCAAATTACTGGTGAAAACAAATTTGATGAGGTCATGCGCGGAATCGATGCTGCATTGGATGCTGGATTTGAGCGAATTAAAATTAACGCCGTATTGTTAAAAGGCTTAAATGACAAAGATTTGCCACGTTTTTTACATTGGATCAAAAGCACACCGATTGATTTGCGCTTTATTGAACTCATGGAAACGGGCTTGGGTCATGATTATTTTAACGCACACCATTTAGCTGGCCTTGATATCAAGTTAAAACTTGAGTCAGAAGGCTGGTTATATGACTTACCTAGCGTAGATGATGGTCCTGCACAAAACTTTAGTCACCCAGATTATCAAGGCCGTATCGGATTGATTATGCCGTACGCCAAAAACTTTTGCGCTAGCTGTAATCGCCTGCGAGTCTCAGCCAAAGGTAAATTGCACTTGTGTCTATTTACCGAAAATGGTTTGGACTTACGAGATTTATTGCAACACGAATCTCAACGAGCAGAGTTAATTGAGCGTTTACACAGTCAGTTAGCGCAAAAAGAAGAAACCCATTATTTACATCAAGGGATAACAGGCGTAACCAAACATTTAGCATCAATTGGTGGCTAA
- a CDS encoding electron transfer flavoprotein-ubiquinone oxidoreductase, producing the protein MERESMEFDVVIVGAGPAGLATACRLMQISQDADKEMTVCVVEKGSEVGAHILSGAVFEPKVLDELFTDWRESDIPLNTKVTHDEIYLLSSESNSKLMSNSLVPKTMHNEGNYIISVGNLTRWLAEKAEGLGVEIFPGFAASEVLFNQDNSVKGILIGDMGVGANGEEKDSYMPGMELHAKYTVFSEGCRGHLGKELIAKYHLDNGKTPQHYGLGFKEIWKIPAEQHQEGKVVHTGGWPLNQGTSGGGFLYHMEDNQVAVGLIIDLNYKNPHVSPFDEFQRYKQHPVISQTLTGGERLTYGARAIAKGGLNSLPKMSFPGGLLIGCDAGTLNFAKIKGTHTAMKSGIVAAETLGEALMAGVEAGKDLDCFQTRIEQSWLHEELFQSRNFGPALHKFGTYLGGAFNFIDQNWFGGKFPITLRDETPDHAEMGLAKDFTPIKYPKPDGKLSFDKLSSVYLSNTYHEEDQKCHLQLKDASIPIAVNLIKYNEPAQRYCPAGVYEVVAEGPENKFVINAQNCIHCKTCDIKDPSQNITWVTPEGGGGPNYPNM; encoded by the coding sequence ATGGAACGCGAATCTATGGAATTCGATGTAGTAATAGTCGGTGCAGGACCTGCCGGACTCGCTACTGCATGTCGATTAATGCAAATATCACAAGATGCAGATAAAGAAATGACCGTCTGTGTGGTTGAAAAAGGCTCTGAGGTTGGAGCGCACATCTTATCAGGTGCGGTTTTCGAACCTAAAGTATTGGATGAATTGTTCACAGATTGGCGAGAATCCGATATCCCTTTGAATACCAAAGTGACTCACGACGAGATTTATTTACTTAGCTCAGAGTCAAACTCCAAGTTAATGTCGAACAGCTTAGTGCCTAAAACCATGCATAATGAAGGCAACTATATTATCAGCGTCGGGAACTTAACCCGCTGGCTAGCTGAAAAAGCCGAAGGCTTAGGCGTTGAAATTTTCCCAGGGTTTGCTGCAAGTGAAGTGCTGTTTAATCAAGATAACAGCGTAAAAGGCATTTTAATTGGCGATATGGGCGTCGGCGCTAACGGCGAAGAAAAAGACAGCTATATGCCAGGTATGGAATTACATGCCAAATACACCGTCTTTTCTGAAGGTTGTCGAGGCCACCTAGGTAAAGAGCTAATCGCAAAATATCACCTTGATAACGGAAAGACCCCACAGCATTATGGTTTAGGTTTTAAAGAGATCTGGAAAATTCCTGCCGAGCAACATCAAGAAGGTAAAGTTGTCCATACTGGTGGCTGGCCATTAAACCAAGGTACTTCAGGTGGCGGATTCCTATACCACATGGAAGACAACCAAGTTGCGGTAGGTTTAATCATCGACTTAAACTACAAGAACCCTCACGTCAGTCCATTTGACGAGTTCCAACGTTATAAGCAGCACCCTGTGATCAGCCAAACACTGACAGGTGGTGAACGCTTAACCTACGGCGCGCGCGCAATCGCGAAAGGCGGCTTAAACTCACTACCAAAAATGAGCTTCCCTGGTGGTCTTCTGATTGGCTGTGATGCTGGCACCTTGAACTTTGCCAAAATTAAAGGCACTCACACTGCAATGAAGAGCGGTATTGTGGCAGCCGAAACCTTAGGTGAAGCCTTAATGGCTGGTGTTGAAGCGGGTAAGGATCTTGATTGTTTCCAAACTCGTATCGAACAAAGCTGGTTACACGAAGAGTTATTCCAATCACGTAACTTTGGCCCTGCTCTGCATAAGTTTGGCACTTATTTGGGGGGCGCATTTAACTTTATCGATCAAAACTGGTTTGGCGGCAAGTTCCCAATCACCTTGCGAGATGAAACCCCAGATCATGCAGAAATGGGCTTAGCGAAAGACTTTACTCCTATAAAGTATCCAAAACCGGATGGTAAATTAAGCTTTGATAAACTGTCTTCTGTTTATCTTTCAAATACCTATCATGAGGAAGATCAGAAGTGTCATTTGCAACTTAAAGATGCCTCAATTCCTATCGCGGTAAACTTAATAAAATACAACGAACCAGCGCAACGATACTGCCCTGCTGGCGTGTATGAAGTCGTCGCTGAAGGTCCTGAAAACAAGTTTGTGATTAATGCGCAAAACTGTATCCACTGTAAAACCTGTGACATTAAAGACCCAAGCCAAAATATCACTTGGGTCACACCAGAAGGCGGCGGTGGTCCAAACTATCCAAATATGTAG
- a CDS encoding methyl-accepting chemotaxis protein, translated as MNQLKHLSIKQKILFSMIFGVVFSTMLVGVLSQRSAKVVVEQRMIDSELPSLLMQIRHKLELDINNLLNAAEQLAKSRMLLDWVEQGRPNDREDDVIAQLGDIQAQYQLVQASYADRETAAYYTQDGFLRVLNPQQDSWFFDYLNSGQERMLNVFTETTGEVKLFINYQQPNGRGLVGLAKSLDDMVQQLASFKIEDSGFVYLVDASGSVKLHPDPNKIGKANLSGFYSGTNSQSLLAKNDFNLMRIEVNGESKMVASSYIPAMNWYLVAEVPESEIFALLDKAVYQIILGTIIIAVFFIIVASAVASSVSRPIAKVAELFKDIGEGEGDLRQRLPVEGHDELAQLAKGFNSFITKIQESVIEVARTSEQLSLSAKDVSAQANQTLDDSQQQKDRTIMVVTAINEMGATVNEIASNAAQAAVTAKEADTESSDGQQVVMSARSTINQLSNDVEQVGEVIESLATHTKSIGGILDVIRAISEQTNLLALNAAIEAARAGEAGRGFAVVADEVRSLASRTADSTNEVQTMIDKLQSEASRAVVAMETSRNRSQEGVNAVDEASQSLSGISQQIASISDMNIQVAAATEEQSTVVEDINRNVTEINDITQRTADTAKAAAQASESLNSLASRLDVLVARFKIE; from the coding sequence ATGAATCAGCTAAAACATCTATCCATTAAACAAAAAATCTTATTCTCGATGATCTTTGGCGTGGTGTTTTCAACCATGCTAGTGGGAGTACTGAGCCAGCGTAGCGCGAAAGTCGTTGTTGAGCAGCGTATGATTGATTCAGAACTGCCGAGCTTATTGATGCAAATACGTCATAAATTAGAGCTTGATATTAACAACTTGCTCAATGCCGCAGAACAACTGGCAAAAAGCCGAATGCTACTGGATTGGGTAGAGCAAGGTCGTCCCAATGATAGAGAAGACGATGTGATTGCCCAGTTAGGTGATATACAAGCACAGTATCAGTTAGTACAAGCCTCCTACGCGGACCGTGAAACAGCAGCTTATTACACTCAAGATGGTTTTCTTCGCGTTCTTAATCCGCAGCAAGATAGTTGGTTTTTCGACTATCTCAATAGCGGACAGGAGCGAATGCTGAATGTCTTTACTGAAACAACTGGCGAAGTAAAACTGTTTATCAACTATCAGCAACCTAATGGCCGAGGGTTAGTCGGTTTAGCTAAATCTCTTGATGATATGGTGCAACAACTTGCTTCATTCAAGATTGAAGATAGTGGCTTTGTTTATCTTGTTGACGCATCAGGTAGCGTGAAACTTCACCCAGATCCGAACAAGATAGGTAAAGCCAATTTAAGTGGGTTTTATTCTGGCACCAATAGCCAATCTTTATTAGCTAAAAATGACTTTAACTTAATGCGCATTGAGGTTAATGGTGAAAGTAAAATGGTGGCAAGTAGTTATATTCCTGCTATGAACTGGTACTTAGTTGCGGAAGTGCCTGAGTCTGAGATTTTTGCCCTACTCGATAAAGCCGTGTACCAAATCATACTTGGTACCATCATTATCGCAGTGTTCTTTATTATCGTAGCAAGTGCTGTTGCTTCTTCAGTGAGTCGCCCTATTGCTAAGGTTGCCGAACTGTTTAAAGATATTGGCGAAGGTGAAGGTGATTTACGTCAACGTCTTCCAGTTGAAGGTCATGATGAACTGGCTCAGCTGGCAAAAGGATTTAATAGCTTTATCACGAAAATACAAGAATCCGTCATTGAAGTGGCTAGAACCAGTGAACAACTGAGTTTATCCGCCAAAGATGTTTCAGCCCAAGCAAACCAAACTTTAGATGACAGCCAGCAGCAAAAAGATAGAACCATTATGGTTGTCACCGCCATTAATGAAATGGGAGCAACGGTCAATGAAATTGCCAGTAATGCAGCCCAAGCAGCGGTAACGGCTAAAGAAGCAGATACCGAATCCTCTGATGGACAGCAAGTGGTAATGAGTGCAAGGAGCACCATTAATCAACTTTCAAATGACGTAGAACAGGTCGGTGAAGTGATTGAGTCATTGGCGACTCACACTAAGTCTATTGGCGGTATCTTAGATGTGATCCGCGCTATTTCAGAGCAAACCAACTTACTGGCACTCAACGCTGCGATTGAAGCTGCACGTGCAGGAGAAGCTGGTAGAGGGTTCGCAGTGGTTGCTGATGAAGTTAGAAGCCTTGCTTCACGTACAGCGGATTCAACTAACGAAGTGCAAACCATGATTGATAAATTACAATCTGAAGCCAGCCGTGCTGTTGTTGCAATGGAAACATCTCGTAATCGTTCTCAAGAAGGCGTTAACGCTGTGGATGAAGCGAGCCAATCACTTAGCGGTATTAGCCAGCAAATTGCATCAATCAGCGATATGAACATTCAAGTGGCAGCGGCAACAGAAGAGCAATCTACCGTTGTCGAAGACATTAATCGTAATGTCACTGAAATCAACGACATTACTCAGCGCACAGCTGATACAGCCAAGGCCGCAGCCCAAGCCAGTGAATCACTGAATAGCTTAGCAAGTCGACTTGATGTGTTAGTAGCCCGATTTAAAATTGAATAA
- a CDS encoding MOSC domain-containing protein — protein MAGHVLASKISGLFCGDKINSLGSIDSGMNNKLPMQVLKVNQHQVEGDAQADPIHHGGEERVLHHFPREHYGQYRRWDLISNHKDVPAMGENISTVGLDESQVNIGDIIQIGEVLLQVTQPRSPCFKLNQQFGHPKFALAMQESRMCGWFYRVLQAGEINASDSIVLIERKSDISVAQAMKIYFLPEVDAEQYQLLMQCEGLANNWVTSMQKRIDTQTIENWQYRLYGPEGEPVE, from the coding sequence ATGGCAGGCCATGTGTTAGCAAGCAAAATATCAGGATTATTTTGTGGGGATAAAATTAATTCTTTAGGCAGTATCGACAGTGGGATGAACAACAAATTGCCCATGCAAGTACTGAAGGTTAATCAACATCAAGTTGAGGGAGATGCTCAAGCGGATCCGATTCATCATGGTGGCGAAGAGCGAGTATTACATCATTTCCCTCGAGAACATTATGGGCAATATCGTCGCTGGGATCTCATCAGCAATCATAAAGACGTGCCAGCGATGGGTGAAAATATTAGTACCGTCGGACTCGATGAGTCTCAGGTAAATATTGGCGATATTATTCAAATTGGCGAAGTACTGTTGCAAGTGACGCAGCCACGCTCACCTTGCTTTAAGCTAAATCAGCAATTCGGCCATCCTAAATTTGCTCTCGCCATGCAAGAGAGTCGCATGTGTGGTTGGTTTTATCGGGTATTACAAGCGGGTGAGATTAACGCTAGCGATAGCATCGTCCTCATTGAGCGTAAATCTGATATCAGTGTTGCGCAAGCAATGAAAATCTATTTCTTACCAGAAGTCGATGCCGAGCAATATCAACTGCTGATGCAGTGTGAAGGACTGGCTAATAATTGGGTTACCAGTATGCAAAAGCGTATCGATACTCAAACCATTGAGAATTGGCAGTATCGTTTATATGGCCCAGAAGGTGAGCCTGTTGAGTAA
- a CDS encoding sensor domain-containing diguanylate cyclase gives MGNKVWNDKKRFIWILSILLLAAFIVTSSISYQVAHDSLSEQIEDNTLPLTSDNIYSEIQQDLLRPIFISSLMAQDTFVRDWTINDEQQPEKLVRYLREIQNKYDTVTSFFVSEASRNYYHSSGVLRKIEDVSNDDAWYFRVRSLPQDEDYEVNIDTDTADKNRTVIYVNYKVYDFEGNFIGVTGVGLAVERVKKLIDLYQTRYNRRVYFSDRQGNIKLHSSGFEGATTLQSSAGLEKLATRILTSPSASFSYHRDNRTIYLNSRLVEEFKWYLMVEQDEVQAEKKLLTTFWINIGLSLVVTLGILFIANMTIGKYQRKLELMASTDKLTGAANRQVFEDYFAQALSRSVVDGTVMSVLILDIDHFKQVNDQYGHNIGDLVIQSAANVLKSHLTDADLLCRWGGEEFLVLLANTNISQANELAEKMRESVAAKTIKVNGSKISVTLSCGVAEHRKTEKPEELVNRADIALYQAKEQGRNQVVLSY, from the coding sequence ATGGGAAATAAAGTTTGGAACGATAAAAAACGTTTTATCTGGATATTATCCATTCTACTTTTGGCTGCATTTATAGTAACAAGCAGTATTAGCTATCAAGTTGCACATGACTCGTTAAGCGAACAGATTGAAGACAACACATTGCCACTGACCAGTGACAATATCTATTCCGAAATTCAGCAAGATTTATTACGCCCTATCTTTATTTCATCTTTGATGGCTCAAGACACCTTTGTCCGTGATTGGACGATTAATGATGAGCAGCAACCTGAAAAGCTAGTGCGCTACCTGAGAGAAATTCAAAACAAATACGATACAGTGACCAGTTTTTTTGTATCAGAAGCGAGCCGAAATTATTATCATTCTTCAGGGGTTCTGAGAAAAATAGAAGACGTCTCTAATGACGATGCATGGTATTTTCGAGTGCGCTCTTTGCCGCAAGATGAAGACTACGAAGTTAATATTGATACCGATACTGCTGATAAAAATCGTACCGTGATTTATGTAAACTACAAAGTTTATGATTTTGAGGGTAACTTTATCGGTGTTACTGGAGTCGGACTTGCCGTTGAGCGAGTTAAAAAACTGATAGATCTGTACCAAACACGTTATAACCGCCGAGTATATTTTTCCGATAGGCAGGGCAATATTAAACTGCACAGCAGTGGATTTGAAGGTGCTACCACATTACAGAGTAGTGCAGGGCTAGAAAAGCTGGCGACTCGAATTCTCACCAGTCCTAGTGCATCATTTTCTTACCATAGAGATAACAGAACGATTTACTTAAACAGCCGCTTAGTTGAAGAGTTCAAATGGTACTTGATGGTAGAACAAGACGAAGTGCAAGCAGAGAAAAAACTACTAACGACGTTTTGGATTAATATTGGTTTGAGTTTGGTTGTGACCTTAGGGATATTGTTTATTGCCAATATGACTATAGGTAAATATCAGCGAAAGTTAGAGTTAATGGCATCCACAGACAAGTTAACTGGTGCAGCCAATCGACAAGTTTTTGAAGATTACTTTGCTCAGGCACTATCTCGCTCAGTGGTAGATGGCACAGTTATGTCAGTGCTGATCCTCGATATTGACCACTTTAAACAAGTGAATGATCAATATGGTCATAACATTGGCGATCTTGTCATTCAATCTGCAGCGAATGTGCTTAAATCCCATTTAACAGATGCCGACTTGTTATGTCGCTGGGGCGGCGAAGAGTTTTTAGTTTTATTGGCTAATACCAATATCAGTCAAGCTAATGAGTTGGCTGAAAAAATGCGAGAGTCAGTCGCAGCGAAAACCATCAAGGTTAATGGGAGTAAAATCAGTGTCACCTTAAGTTGTGGGGTGGCTGAACATCGCAAGACAGAAAAACCAGAAGAGTTAGTAAATCGCGCTGATATCGCCCTTTACCAAGCGAAAGAACAAGGTCGAAATCAGGTGGTTTTATCTTATTAA
- a CDS encoding PfkB family carbohydrate kinase, translated as MANILLLANINCDRLLQLDKPLQTGGRFHYQDGGSRLGGGGANTGIGLVWAGHSVSLVSQVGNDKVGNWILAQASTQGLDCRLVERFEGTTCEMLLVMTPDGERTIIRPQRPVFELPSPPKWQQFDALYTNSSAKGISGWTTSALNDCLVVSQLAKDERVRPCHVLIASITDMQGRCIGDKWEFAEQIAGESLQYFVVTDGENGAVAYSKDAQVHVPAVLAEVVDTTGAGDAYAAGLIHYLCQQRGIKEAMEEGARWAAFAVATPSSVPGQCLQHYLTAPESE; from the coding sequence ATGGCTAATATATTACTCCTTGCCAATATCAATTGTGACCGACTTCTGCAGCTTGATAAACCACTGCAAACAGGTGGTCGCTTTCATTATCAAGACGGCGGCTCACGTTTGGGCGGCGGCGGTGCCAATACAGGCATCGGCTTGGTATGGGCAGGGCATTCGGTGTCTTTAGTGAGCCAAGTGGGTAATGATAAGGTGGGTAACTGGATATTGGCGCAAGCCAGTACTCAAGGGTTGGATTGTCGGCTTGTCGAGCGTTTTGAAGGAACCACATGTGAAATGTTGTTGGTCATGACGCCTGATGGCGAGCGCACAATCATTCGCCCACAACGGCCAGTTTTTGAATTACCCTCTCCGCCGAAATGGCAGCAGTTTGATGCGCTATATACTAATTCATCAGCAAAAGGCATTAGTGGCTGGACGACTTCGGCGTTAAACGATTGCCTTGTCGTCTCTCAATTAGCCAAAGATGAACGCGTTCGTCCTTGTCATGTGCTTATTGCTTCAATCACTGATATGCAAGGTCGTTGTATTGGAGATAAATGGGAGTTTGCCGAGCAAATTGCTGGTGAGTCTTTACAATATTTTGTGGTCACAGACGGTGAAAATGGTGCAGTCGCTTATAGCAAAGACGCACAAGTGCATGTGCCTGCAGTATTAGCTGAGGTTGTTGATACAACAGGTGCTGGCGATGCCTACGCTGCAGGACTGATCCATTACTTGTGTCAGCAAAGAGGTATTAAAGAAGCGATGGAAGAAGGGGCTCGTTGGGCAGCATTCGCGGTTGCGACCCCTAGTTCAGTACCAGGACAGTGCTTGCAACACTATTTAACTGCGCCAGAATCTGAGTAG